A region from the Streptomyces tsukubensis genome encodes:
- a CDS encoding CTP synthase, with protein MPPNTMTTKHIFVTGGVASSLGKGLTASSLGALLKARGLRVTMQKLDPYLNVDPGTMNPFQHGEVFVTNDGAETDLDIGHYERFLDVDLDGSANVTTGQVYSQVIAKERRGEYLGDTVQVIPHITNEIKSRIRRMATDDVDVVITEVGGTVGDIESLPFLETVRQVRHEVGRDNVFVVHISLLPYIGPSGELKTKPTQHSVAALRNIGIQPDAIVLRADREVPTAIKRKISLMCDVDEAAVVAAIDAKSIYDIPKVLHTEGLDAYVVRKLDLPFRDVDWTTWDDLLDRVHNPAHEVTVALVGKYIDLPDAYLSVTEALRAGGFANRARVKVKWVTSDDCKTPAGAKKQLEDVDAICIPGGFGDRGVSGKVGAIQYARENRVPLLGLCLGLQCIVIEAARNLAAISEANSTEFDAATAHPVISTMEEQLAYVEGAGDLGGTMRLGLYPAKLAEGSIVREVYGDQPYVEERHRHRYEVNNAYRAELEKKAGIVFSGTSPDNKLVEYVEYPREVHPYLVATQAHPELRSRPTRPHPLFAGLVKAAVERKSGA; from the coding sequence ATGCCGCCCAACACCATGACGACCAAGCACATCTTCGTCACCGGGGGTGTCGCCTCCTCCCTCGGAAAGGGCCTGACGGCCTCCAGCCTGGGTGCGCTGCTGAAGGCCCGGGGACTGCGGGTCACGATGCAGAAGCTCGACCCCTATCTGAACGTCGACCCCGGCACGATGAACCCCTTCCAGCACGGTGAGGTGTTCGTCACCAACGACGGCGCCGAGACCGACCTGGACATCGGCCACTACGAGCGCTTCCTCGACGTCGACCTCGACGGCTCGGCCAACGTCACCACCGGCCAGGTGTACTCGCAGGTCATCGCCAAGGAGCGGCGCGGCGAGTACCTGGGCGACACCGTGCAGGTCATCCCGCACATCACCAACGAGATCAAGAGCCGGATCCGCCGGATGGCGACCGACGACGTCGACGTCGTCATCACCGAGGTCGGCGGTACGGTCGGCGACATCGAGTCGCTGCCGTTCCTGGAGACCGTCCGCCAGGTCCGCCACGAGGTCGGCCGGGACAACGTCTTCGTCGTCCACATCTCCCTGCTGCCCTACATCGGCCCGTCCGGCGAGCTGAAGACCAAGCCGACCCAGCACTCGGTCGCCGCGCTCCGCAATATCGGCATCCAGCCCGACGCGATCGTGCTCCGCGCCGACCGGGAGGTGCCGACCGCGATCAAGCGGAAGATCTCCCTGATGTGCGATGTCGACGAGGCCGCCGTGGTCGCCGCCATCGACGCCAAGTCGATCTACGACATCCCGAAGGTGCTGCACACCGAGGGCCTCGACGCCTATGTGGTGCGCAAGCTCGACCTGCCGTTCCGCGATGTCGACTGGACGACCTGGGACGATCTGCTGGACCGGGTCCACAACCCGGCCCACGAGGTCACCGTCGCCCTCGTCGGCAAGTACATCGACCTGCCCGACGCCTATCTCTCGGTGACCGAGGCGCTGCGCGCCGGCGGTTTCGCCAACCGGGCCCGGGTCAAGGTCAAGTGGGTCACCTCCGACGACTGCAAGACCCCGGCCGGGGCGAAGAAGCAGCTGGAGGACGTGGACGCGATCTGCATCCCCGGCGGCTTCGGCGACCGCGGTGTCAGCGGCAAGGTCGGCGCCATCCAGTACGCCCGGGAGAACCGCGTCCCGCTGCTGGGGCTCTGCCTCGGCCTCCAGTGCATCGTGATCGAAGCGGCCCGCAACCTCGCCGCGATCTCCGAGGCCAACTCCACCGAGTTCGACGCCGCCACCGCCCACCCGGTGATCTCCACCATGGAGGAGCAGCTGGCGTACGTGGAGGGCGCGGGCGACCTCGGCGGCACCATGCGGCTCGGGCTCTACCCGGCCAAGCTGGCCGAGGGCTCCATCGTGCGCGAGGTCTACGGCGACCAGCCGTACGTGGAGGAGCGCCACCGCCACCGCTACGAGGTGAACAACGCCTACCGTGCGGAGCTGGAGAAGAAGGCGGGCATCGTGTTCTCGGGCACCAGCCCGGACAACAAGCTCGTCGAGTACGTCGAGTACCCCCGCGAGGTGCACCCGTACCTGGTCGCCACCCAGGCGCACCCGGAGCTGCGGTCCCGCCCGACCCGCCCGCACCCCCTCTTCGCGGGTCTGGTGAAGGCCGCCGTCGAGCGGAAGTCCGGCGCCTGA
- a CDS encoding glycosyltransferase family 4 protein — protein MTQLRTVQVLGGGSAGSGTHVRSLASGLVARGVRVTVCAPAGPAHAYDFPGAGADFAPVPRRSDPVAVGALRAVCRGADLVHAHGLHAGVRAAMALGGLRVPLVVTWHTRARADGARSHAVNLLERRAARAAAVVLGTCSELVDRARSRGARDARLAPVAVPLPRVLTGAEALSPDKARAELGAVGRPVVMSVGPLVPHQGYDVLLDAAAGLRDRGPAPGPLVLIAGEGRERGALQRRIDTEELPVRLLGHRDDIGDLLCAADVAVLPSRWEARSVLAQEALRRGVPLVATAVGGVPELVGDAAELVPYGDAAALAEAVRGLLAAPGRRAELAEAGRAQAATWQTEDDTVAQILSIYDELVPPLRRVASRGVASR, from the coding sequence GTGACACAGTTGCGTACGGTCCAGGTGCTGGGCGGCGGCAGCGCGGGAAGCGGCACGCACGTCCGGTCACTGGCCTCGGGGCTGGTCGCGCGGGGCGTGCGGGTGACCGTCTGCGCCCCGGCGGGACCGGCACACGCCTACGACTTCCCCGGCGCCGGTGCGGACTTCGCGCCCGTGCCACGGCGCAGCGACCCCGTCGCGGTCGGCGCGCTCCGGGCGGTCTGCCGCGGCGCGGACCTGGTCCACGCGCACGGGCTGCACGCCGGGGTCCGGGCCGCGATGGCGCTCGGCGGGCTGCGGGTGCCGCTCGTCGTCACCTGGCACACCCGGGCCCGGGCGGACGGCGCCCGCAGCCACGCGGTGAACCTGCTGGAACGCCGGGCCGCCCGGGCGGCGGCCGTCGTCCTCGGCACCTGCTCCGAACTCGTCGACCGGGCCCGCAGCCGGGGCGCCCGCGACGCCCGGCTGGCGCCCGTCGCCGTACCCCTGCCCAGGGTGCTCACCGGGGCGGAAGCCCTCTCGCCCGACAAGGCACGGGCCGAACTCGGCGCCGTCGGACGGCCCGTGGTGATGTCGGTGGGCCCTCTCGTACCGCATCAGGGGTACGACGTCCTCCTCGACGCAGCCGCCGGGCTGCGGGACCGGGGCCCCGCGCCGGGGCCGCTGGTGCTGATCGCGGGGGAAGGCCGCGAGCGGGGCGCCCTGCAGCGGCGCATCGACACCGAGGAACTGCCGGTCCGCCTGCTGGGGCACCGGGACGACATCGGTGATCTGCTGTGCGCCGCCGACGTGGCCGTCCTGCCCAGCCGCTGGGAGGCCCGGTCCGTTCTCGCCCAGGAAGCGCTGCGGCGCGGGGTGCCGCTGGTCGCCACGGCCGTCGGAGGCGTACCGGAACTCGTCGGCGACGCGGCGGAACTCGTCCCGTACGGCGACGCCGCCGCGCTGGCGGAAGCGGTACGGGGCCTGCTCGCCGCGCCCGGCCGCCGTGCCGAACTGGCCGAGGCGGGCAGGGCGCAGGCGGCGACGTGGCAGACGGAGGACGACACGGTCGCGCAGATCCTGAGCATCTACGACGAACTGGTCCCCCCGCTCCGCCGGGTCGCCTCCCGCGGGGTCGCCTCCCGCTGA
- a CDS encoding glycoside hydrolase family 15 protein, which translates to MAGRIEDYALIGDMQTAALVCRDGTADWLCLPRFDSHAVFAGLLGTEEHGFWRLGPAPAPGAEPPAADRRRYRGDSLILESEWDTPRGTVRVTDFMPPRDGAPQLIRIVEGVSGRVPMRSALRMRFSYGRIVPWVHKVDGRTVAVAGPDSVWFDSPTDTYGKDLTTYSDFTVSPGERIAFTLSWQPSHHRPPALPEPEASLEATEEFWREWVEHCTYHGPYREAVIRSLITLKALTYAPTGGIVAAPTTSLPEEIGGVRNWDYRYTWLRDAAITLSSLLRTGYRDEARAWREWLLRAVAGDPENLQIMYGIAGERELGEAELDWLPGYENSTPVRVGNGAAHQLQLDVYGEVTEALHLAHMTGLARNDYASLLQLKLIEYLEKHWMEPDEGIWEVRGPRRHFVHSKVMAWVAVDRTIKLIEAGDVDGPLERWRQMRDDIHRDVCEKGYDRERNTFTQSYGSKELDASLLLIPQMGFLPPDDKRVIGTIEAIQRELSTEDGFVLRYPTAGEDAGVDGLEGDEGAFLACSFWLADDLAMIGRVDEARKLFEKLLALRNDLGLLAEEWDSKNGRQVGNFPQAFSHVPLIDTALRLTASGAYGG; encoded by the coding sequence GTGGCCGGGCGCATCGAGGATTACGCACTCATCGGGGACATGCAGACCGCAGCACTGGTCTGCCGGGACGGCACGGCGGACTGGCTGTGCCTGCCCCGCTTCGACTCGCATGCCGTCTTCGCGGGACTGCTCGGAACCGAGGAACACGGCTTCTGGAGGCTGGGGCCCGCCCCCGCCCCCGGAGCCGAGCCCCCGGCCGCCGACCGCCGCCGCTACCGGGGCGACTCCCTGATCCTGGAGTCCGAGTGGGACACCCCGCGCGGCACGGTCCGGGTGACGGACTTCATGCCGCCGCGCGACGGCGCCCCGCAGCTCATCCGGATCGTGGAGGGCGTCAGCGGGCGGGTCCCGATGCGCTCCGCACTGCGGATGAGGTTCTCGTACGGCCGGATCGTGCCGTGGGTCCACAAGGTCGACGGCCGGACGGTCGCCGTGGCCGGCCCCGACTCGGTCTGGTTCGACTCCCCCACCGACACCTACGGCAAGGACCTGACCACCTACTCCGACTTCACCGTCTCCCCCGGCGAGCGGATCGCCTTCACCCTCTCCTGGCAGCCGTCGCACCACCGGCCGCCCGCGCTGCCCGAGCCGGAGGCCTCGCTGGAGGCCACGGAGGAGTTCTGGCGCGAGTGGGTCGAACACTGTACGTACCACGGCCCCTACCGGGAGGCGGTGATCCGCTCCCTGATCACCCTGAAGGCCCTCACCTACGCCCCCACCGGCGGGATCGTCGCCGCGCCCACCACCTCCCTGCCGGAGGAGATCGGCGGCGTACGGAACTGGGACTACCGCTACACCTGGCTGCGGGACGCCGCGATCACCCTCTCCTCCCTGCTGCGCACCGGCTACCGGGACGAGGCCCGCGCCTGGCGCGAGTGGCTGCTGCGGGCCGTCGCCGGAGACCCGGAGAACCTTCAGATCATGTACGGCATCGCCGGTGAGCGGGAGCTCGGCGAGGCGGAGCTGGACTGGCTGCCGGGGTACGAGAACTCCACCCCCGTCCGCGTCGGCAACGGCGCCGCCCACCAGCTCCAGCTCGATGTCTACGGCGAGGTCACCGAGGCCCTCCACCTCGCCCATATGACCGGTCTCGCCCGCAACGACTACGCCTCCCTCCTCCAGCTCAAGCTGATCGAATACCTGGAGAAGCACTGGATGGAGCCGGACGAGGGCATCTGGGAGGTCCGCGGACCGCGCCGCCACTTCGTCCACTCCAAGGTCATGGCCTGGGTCGCGGTCGACCGCACCATCAAGCTCATCGAGGCCGGTGACGTCGACGGACCGCTGGAGCGCTGGCGGCAGATGCGCGACGACATCCACCGGGACGTCTGCGAGAAGGGCTACGACCGGGAGCGCAACACCTTCACCCAGTCCTACGGCTCCAAGGAGCTGGACGCCTCCCTGCTGCTGATCCCCCAGATGGGCTTCCTGCCGCCCGACGACAAGCGGGTCATCGGCACCATCGAGGCGATCCAGCGCGAGCTGTCCACCGAGGACGGCTTCGTCCTGCGCTACCCGACGGCCGGTGAGGACGCCGGGGTCGACGGACTGGAGGGCGACGAGGGCGCGTTCCTCGCCTGCTCCTTCTGGCTGGCCGACGATCTCGCGATGATCGGCCGGGTCGACGAGGCCCGGAAGCTCTTCGAGAAGCTGCTGGCCCTCCGCAACGACCTCGGGCTCCTCGCCGAGGAGTGGGACTCCAAGAACGGCCGCCAGGTGGGCAACTTCCCCCAGGCCTTCAGCCATGTCCCGCTGATCGACACGGCGCTGCGGCTGACCGCATCCGGCGCCTACGGCGGATAG
- the ald gene encoding alanine dehydrogenase: MKVGIPREVKNNEFRVAITPAGVHELVRNGHQVFVEQSAGLGSSITDAEFAAAGAEILSTADEVWATADLLLKVKEPVAEEYHRLRKDQTLFTYLHLAASRECTDALLESGTTAIAYETVETANRQLPLLAPMSEVAGRLAPQVGAYHLMRSAGGRGVLPGGVPGTHAGRAVVIGGGVSGWNATQIAVGMGFHVTLLDRDINKLREADKVFGTRVQTVVSNAYELEKAVVEADLVIGAVLIPGAKAPKLVTNELVAKMKPGSVLVDIAIDQGGCFEDSRPTTHAEPTFTVHGSVFYCVANMPGAVPNTSTYALTNATLPYIVELANRGWVEALRRDPALALGLNTHDGEVVYGPVAEAHGLPLAELSTLIG; this comes from the coding sequence GTGAAGGTCGGCATCCCCCGCGAGGTCAAGAACAACGAGTTCCGGGTGGCGATCACCCCCGCCGGCGTGCACGAGCTGGTGCGCAACGGTCACCAGGTCTTCGTCGAGCAGAGCGCCGGCCTCGGCTCCTCCATCACCGACGCGGAGTTCGCCGCCGCCGGGGCCGAGATCCTTTCCACTGCCGACGAGGTCTGGGCCACCGCCGACCTGCTGCTCAAGGTCAAGGAGCCGGTTGCCGAGGAGTACCACCGCCTCCGCAAGGACCAGACCCTCTTCACGTACCTCCACCTGGCCGCCTCCCGCGAGTGCACCGACGCGCTCCTGGAGTCCGGCACCACGGCCATCGCCTACGAGACGGTCGAGACCGCGAACCGCCAGCTCCCGCTGCTCGCCCCGATGTCCGAGGTCGCCGGGCGGCTCGCCCCGCAGGTCGGCGCCTACCACCTGATGCGCTCGGCCGGCGGCCGCGGTGTGCTGCCGGGCGGCGTCCCGGGCACCCACGCGGGACGCGCCGTCGTGATCGGCGGCGGTGTCTCCGGCTGGAACGCCACCCAGATCGCCGTCGGCATGGGCTTCCACGTCACCCTGCTCGACCGGGACATCAACAAGCTGCGCGAGGCCGACAAGGTCTTCGGCACCCGGGTGCAGACCGTCGTCTCCAACGCCTACGAGCTGGAGAAGGCCGTCGTCGAGGCCGACCTCGTCATCGGCGCCGTCCTCATCCCGGGCGCCAAGGCCCCGAAGCTGGTCACCAACGAGCTGGTCGCCAAGATGAAGCCCGGAAGTGTCCTTGTCGACATCGCCATCGACCAGGGCGGCTGCTTCGAGGACTCCCGGCCGACCACCCACGCGGAGCCGACCTTCACGGTCCACGGTTCGGTCTTCTACTGCGTCGCCAACATGCCGGGCGCGGTGCCCAACACCTCGACGTACGCGCTCACCAACGCGACGCTGCCGTACATCGTCGAACTCGCCAACCGCGGCTGGGTCGAGGCGCTGCGCCGTGACCCCGCTCTCGCGCTCGGCCTCAACACCCATGACGGAGAGGTCGTCTACGGTCCCGTCGCCGAGGCCCACGGTCTGCCCCTCGCCGAGCTGAGCACGCTCATCGGCTGA
- a CDS encoding tetratricopeptide repeat protein, which yields MTDQATDQAVGRVGRTGASKGSGRLFSGRQRELKTLLADVERAGLDTIAGRAAARARVLLIAGRPGSGRSALAARLVEGLAERYPGGVLRAALTEPGGRAVPTEETARELLDALRVASPPGADGDELSQLLRESLAGRRVLLLLDDAADAEQVDALLPDDPGCLLVVVGSGPLTGIPGVRPCTVGGLDPKAAIELLTAFTGSVRITVDPQAAESVAEECGGQPAALVMVGGWLAARPQASVADAVRRLRALPEDEEVPQALWPVSRAFRLVHGSLPTGAARLLRLLALAPAGIVDPQTASALGACSPDEAHSALEGYVALGVLHRRGEGLYGVPGVLVPLMTALSEAHDKPAEVQLARARMLERAVRRLQSCRAATEPEGSPARTAVESLPRSLRFPDAPAAADWLRIHRPGLLAAARLAVGDGELDTLARRLVAALVRALAAHRGTDAAAPDLYGLHQLVLDVAERRGLHREAAAALLNLGDLDAETGRTEDALARYRAALDAGRAADDPYAISRAMESVGGAWQELDDWQRAADWYGRALARRQTRGERADEARLYGRLGTAHTYAGRYGEALRCWRASVAGYRRVGDLPAQARALSEAARVQEYAGRPEESLRTCREAVEWARQAGDVRLQAALRLRLADTLDRLGDPAAARLQRTGAERLLETADGTGDGPGPDGTGGPADTAEPEEAPGSPGGPDGDEGKKAGSTYEIRSGARRE from the coding sequence GTGACGGATCAGGCGACGGATCAGGCGGTGGGCCGGGTCGGCCGGACCGGTGCGTCCAAGGGATCCGGAAGGTTGTTCTCCGGCCGTCAGCGGGAGCTGAAGACCCTGTTGGCCGACGTGGAACGGGCCGGACTCGACACCATCGCGGGCCGGGCCGCCGCCCGCGCCCGGGTACTGCTCATCGCCGGACGGCCCGGCTCCGGACGGAGCGCGCTCGCCGCCCGCCTCGTCGAAGGACTCGCCGAGCGGTATCCCGGCGGAGTGCTGCGGGCCGCCCTCACCGAACCCGGCGGCCGGGCCGTCCCCACCGAGGAGACCGCCCGGGAACTGCTCGACGCCCTCCGGGTGGCCTCACCGCCCGGAGCGGACGGGGACGAACTGTCGCAGCTGCTCCGCGAGAGCCTCGCCGGGCGCCGCGTCCTGCTGCTGCTCGACGACGCCGCCGACGCGGAACAGGTCGATGCGCTCCTCCCCGACGACCCCGGATGTCTGCTGGTGGTCGTGGGCTCGGGACCGCTGACCGGTATCCCCGGGGTACGGCCGTGCACGGTCGGCGGCCTCGACCCCAAGGCCGCCATCGAACTGCTCACCGCCTTCACCGGCTCCGTCCGGATCACCGTCGATCCGCAGGCCGCGGAATCCGTCGCCGAGGAGTGCGGCGGACAGCCCGCCGCACTGGTCATGGTCGGCGGCTGGCTGGCCGCCCGGCCCCAGGCGTCGGTGGCCGACGCGGTCCGGCGGCTGCGGGCGCTGCCCGAGGACGAGGAGGTGCCGCAGGCGCTGTGGCCGGTCTCCCGGGCGTTCCGGCTGGTGCACGGCTCGCTGCCGACGGGCGCCGCCCGGCTGCTGCGGCTGCTGGCGCTGGCGCCCGCCGGGATCGTGGATCCGCAGACCGCTTCGGCGCTCGGGGCCTGCTCGCCGGACGAGGCGCACAGTGCCCTGGAGGGATATGTCGCCCTGGGCGTGCTGCACCGGCGCGGCGAGGGGCTGTACGGCGTGCCCGGGGTCCTGGTCCCGCTGATGACGGCGCTCTCCGAGGCGCACGACAAACCGGCCGAGGTGCAGCTGGCCCGGGCCCGGATGCTGGAGCGGGCCGTCCGCCGGCTCCAGTCCTGCCGGGCGGCCACCGAGCCGGAGGGGTCGCCCGCCCGGACCGCTGTGGAGTCGCTGCCGCGCTCCCTCCGCTTCCCGGACGCCCCGGCCGCGGCCGACTGGCTGCGGATCCACCGCCCCGGGCTGCTCGCCGCCGCCCGGCTGGCGGTCGGCGACGGCGAACTGGACACTCTCGCGAGACGCCTGGTCGCCGCGCTGGTCAGAGCGCTGGCCGCGCACCGGGGCACCGATGCGGCGGCCCCCGATCTCTACGGGCTCCATCAGCTCGTCCTCGATGTGGCCGAGCGCCGTGGGCTGCACCGGGAGGCCGCTGCCGCGCTGCTGAACCTCGGCGATCTGGACGCCGAGACCGGCCGTACCGAGGACGCCCTCGCCCGCTACCGGGCCGCGCTGGACGCCGGAAGGGCCGCCGACGACCCCTATGCGATCAGCCGCGCGATGGAATCCGTAGGCGGTGCCTGGCAGGAGCTGGACGACTGGCAGCGGGCCGCCGACTGGTACGGCCGGGCGCTGGCCCGGCGGCAGACGCGGGGGGAGCGGGCGGACGAGGCCCGGCTCTACGGACGGCTGGGCACCGCCCACACCTATGCCGGGCGGTACGGGGAGGCCCTGCGCTGCTGGCGCGCCTCGGTCGCCGGCTACCGGCGGGTGGGCGATCTGCCGGCCCAGGCGCGGGCCCTCAGCGAGGCGGCCCGGGTGCAGGAGTACGCGGGACGGCCCGAGGAATCGCTGCGGACCTGCCGGGAGGCGGTGGAGTGGGCGCGGCAGGCCGGTGACGTACGGCTCCAGGCCGCCCTGCGGCTGCGGCTGGCCGACACCCTGGACCGGCTGGGCGATCCGGCGGCCGCCCGGCTGCAGCGGACCGGTGCCGAGCGGCTGCTGGAGACGGCGGACGGCACCGGAGACGGGCCCGGCCCGGACGGCACCGGGGGTCCGGCCGATACGGCTGAGCCGGAAGAGGCTCCCGGGAGCCCCGGCGGTCCCGATGGAGACGAAGGCAAGAAGGCGGGTTCCACCTACGAAATCCGTAGTGGTGCCAGACGAGAATAA
- a CDS encoding NUDIX domain-containing protein: MGNEATGTAAGAVVDTPEEWRVTATVTPFRGNKTSVRTDDVVMPDGSVARRDYQVHPGSVAVLALDADDRVVVLRQYRHPVRQKLWEIPAGLLDVPGENPLHAAQRELYEEAHVKAEDWRVLTDVYTTPGGCDEAVRIFLARDLSTAEGQRYEVSEEEADMELARVPLADLVRGVLAGELHNNCLVVGVLSAVAARAGEGFDALRPASAPWPARPFEV; this comes from the coding sequence ATGGGAAACGAAGCGACCGGGACGGCGGCCGGAGCCGTCGTGGACACGCCGGAGGAGTGGCGGGTCACGGCGACGGTCACCCCGTTCCGGGGCAACAAGACCAGTGTCCGCACCGACGACGTGGTGATGCCCGACGGTTCGGTGGCCCGCCGCGACTACCAGGTCCACCCGGGTTCGGTGGCGGTGCTCGCCCTCGACGCCGACGACCGGGTCGTGGTCCTGCGCCAGTACCGCCATCCCGTACGGCAGAAGCTGTGGGAGATCCCGGCCGGACTGCTGGACGTGCCGGGGGAGAACCCGCTGCACGCGGCCCAGCGGGAGCTGTACGAGGAGGCCCACGTCAAGGCCGAGGACTGGCGGGTGCTCACGGACGTGTACACCACCCCCGGCGGCTGCGACGAAGCGGTACGCATCTTCCTCGCCCGCGATCTCTCCACCGCCGAGGGGCAGCGGTACGAGGTCTCCGAGGAGGAGGCCGACATGGAGCTGGCCCGGGTGCCGCTGGCCGATCTGGTCCGCGGTGTGCTCGCCGGGGAACTGCACAACAACTGCCTGGTGGTGGGGGTGCTGTCGGCGGTCGCGGCCCGTGCGGGCGAGGGCTTCGACGCACTGCGCCCCGCCTCGGCGCCCTGGCCGGCCCGCCCCTTCGAGGTCTAG
- a CDS encoding PucR family transcriptional regulator, giving the protein MEIRGEPRGGITVRRALELPGLRSGLPEVVTGAEKLNRTVRWVHAGEVPNIASLLKGGELLLTTGLGLGTRPAEQRAFVRQLAERGIAALVVELGPRFSKLPSAIVDTARSSGLPLVQLHREVAFVSVTEEIHTEIVNGHYALLRRADEVHRRCTEVLLGGGGIPQVLGILAEFAAGPVFLETAEGELLYAAGPGAADTAADPLQVWEGLRGSRETRLSPPAGTVLVDVPGGGQGASSVRARLVLPPVGTPPHTVHRMAAERAAGLLAVVLMQARQEEELAARGRGDFLTDLAEGRIAAGDAPAQAKVLGFRPGTGPLLPVVMRLSPGGCTWAPLAHALQEELSAAGVPVLLGVRPVEGRVPLLVGLRTEEEREPVADRVAAALRAGVARAGADRAGARPPVVVVGRAGGWSAVPASLRHAAETATAAQGLTGRPWYDARRLDIELLLWRLRDDPDLAAFVERALGPLRTYDATARPPLLPTLETYLSHAGRKAETARELHLNRQTLYNRLARISDLLGTDLDDPQSVLTLSLALRARRHVP; this is encoded by the coding sequence GTGGAGATCCGAGGAGAGCCCCGGGGTGGCATCACCGTCCGCAGGGCGCTCGAACTGCCCGGGCTGCGGTCCGGCCTGCCGGAGGTCGTCACCGGGGCCGAGAAGCTGAACCGCACCGTGCGCTGGGTCCACGCGGGCGAGGTGCCGAACATCGCGTCGCTCCTCAAGGGCGGCGAGCTGCTGCTGACGACGGGTCTGGGCCTCGGCACCAGACCCGCCGAGCAGCGCGCCTTCGTCCGGCAGCTCGCCGAGCGGGGCATCGCCGCCCTCGTGGTGGAGCTGGGGCCGCGGTTCAGCAAGCTGCCGTCGGCGATCGTGGACACCGCCCGCTCCAGCGGTCTGCCGCTGGTGCAGCTCCACCGGGAGGTGGCCTTCGTCTCGGTGACGGAGGAGATCCACACCGAGATCGTCAACGGGCACTACGCCCTGCTGCGCCGCGCCGACGAGGTCCACCGCCGCTGTACGGAGGTGCTCCTCGGGGGCGGCGGCATCCCGCAGGTCCTGGGGATCCTCGCCGAGTTCGCCGCCGGGCCGGTCTTCCTGGAGACCGCCGAAGGGGAGCTGCTGTACGCGGCCGGGCCGGGCGCCGCCGACACCGCGGCCGATCCGCTCCAGGTGTGGGAGGGACTGCGGGGCTCCCGGGAGACCCGGCTCTCCCCGCCCGCGGGCACGGTCCTCGTCGATGTCCCCGGCGGCGGCCAGGGCGCCTCGTCCGTCCGGGCCAGACTGGTGCTGCCCCCGGTCGGCACCCCGCCGCACACGGTCCACCGGATGGCCGCGGAACGGGCCGCCGGACTGCTCGCGGTCGTTCTGATGCAGGCCCGCCAGGAGGAGGAGCTGGCCGCCCGCGGCCGGGGCGACTTCCTCACCGACCTCGCGGAGGGCCGGATCGCGGCCGGGGACGCACCCGCCCAGGCGAAGGTGCTCGGCTTCCGCCCCGGTACGGGACCCCTGCTGCCGGTCGTCATGCGGCTCTCCCCCGGCGGCTGCACCTGGGCGCCGCTGGCCCACGCGCTCCAGGAGGAACTGTCCGCCGCCGGAGTGCCGGTACTGCTCGGGGTACGTCCCGTGGAAGGCCGGGTACCGCTGCTGGTGGGGCTGCGCACCGAGGAGGAACGGGAACCCGTCGCCGACCGGGTCGCAGCCGCGCTCCGCGCCGGGGTGGCCCGCGCCGGGGCGGACCGGGCGGGTGCCCGTCCGCCCGTGGTGGTCGTGGGCCGCGCGGGCGGCTGGAGCGCGGTCCCGGCGAGTCTGCGGCACGCCGCGGAGACGGCGACCGCCGCGCAGGGCCTGACCGGCCGGCCCTGGTACGACGCGCGCCGCCTCGATATCGAACTGCTGCTGTGGCGGCTGCGGGACGATCCCGATCTGGCGGCGTTCGTGGAACGGGCGCTCGGCCCGCTGCGGACGTACGACGCGACGGCCCGCCCGCCGCTGCTGCCCACGCTGGAGACGTACCTCTCGCACGCGGGCCGCAAGGCGGAGACCGCGCGGGAGCTCCATCTGAACCGCCAGACGCTGTACAACCGGCTGGCCCGGATCTCGGACCTACTGGGGACGGATCTGGACGACCCGCAGTCGGTGCTGACGCTGAGCCTGGCGCTCCGCGCCCGCCGCCACGTGCCCTGA